One uncultured Gellertiella sp. genomic window carries:
- a CDS encoding bifunctional salicylyl-CoA 5-hydroxylase/oxidoreductase encodes MRIVCIGGGPAGLYFGLLMKTLHPAHHITVVERNRPYDTFGWGVVFSDATMEAMKVWDPETAAEIQHAFNHWDDIEVWFKGTRQRTCGHGFVGIGRKKLLNILQRRCERLGVELVFETDVDSDLQYPDADLIIASDGLNSKIRNAYREVFQPDLVTRPNRYIWLGTRRLYDAFTFDFRKTEHGWFQAHIYKFDEETSTFIVETTEEAYEKHGLGALDQQGSIDFCEKLFSEVLDGAPLMTNARHLRGSAWLNFNRLICGKWSHFNGQSHVVLMGDAAHTAHFAIGSGTKLAIDDAIELARQFETLGHDRQHIPEVLDAYEEIRRVDVARIQNAARNAMEWFEVVGRRYADTLEPEQFMYSMLTRSQRISHENLRLRDRAWLEGYERWFAARTGLAVKEGERALPPMLTPYRVRGLTLKNRIVVSPMAMYSAQDGLINDFHLVHLGARALGGAALIFGEMTCVSPDARITPGCLGLWNDEQAAGWKRLTEFIHGNSDARVAIQLGHAGRKGSTRVAWEGIDQPLDEGAWPLISASALAYLRHSPVPKAMDRADMERVRGDFISATERAIAAGADWLELHCAHGYLLSSFLSPLTNRREDDYGGSHENRARYPLEIFRAMRAVWPKDRPMSVRLSCHDWFEGGNTPEDAALFASYFHEAGADLIDCSSGQVWKEEQPVYGRLFQTPFSDRIRNEVHVDTMAVGAISEADHANSIIAAGRADLCAVARPHLADPAWTLHEAARIGISDIAWPKQYYSGKGQYEANLARAAQPLAK; translated from the coding sequence ATGCGGATCGTGTGCATAGGCGGAGGGCCCGCAGGGCTCTATTTCGGCCTCCTGATGAAGACGCTTCACCCTGCCCATCACATCACGGTGGTCGAGCGCAACCGCCCCTATGACACCTTTGGCTGGGGCGTGGTGTTTTCCGATGCGACCATGGAGGCGATGAAGGTCTGGGACCCCGAGACGGCGGCCGAGATCCAGCATGCCTTCAACCATTGGGACGATATCGAGGTCTGGTTCAAGGGCACGCGGCAGCGCACCTGCGGCCACGGCTTCGTCGGCATCGGCCGCAAGAAGCTGCTCAACATCCTGCAGCGCCGTTGCGAGCGGCTCGGCGTCGAGCTGGTGTTTGAGACCGATGTCGACAGCGATCTGCAATATCCCGATGCCGACCTGATCATTGCTTCGGACGGGCTGAATTCGAAGATCCGCAATGCCTATCGCGAGGTGTTCCAGCCCGATCTCGTCACCCGGCCGAATCGCTATATCTGGCTTGGCACCAGGCGGCTCTATGACGCCTTCACCTTCGATTTCCGCAAGACCGAGCATGGCTGGTTCCAGGCCCATATCTACAAGTTCGACGAGGAGACCTCGACCTTCATCGTCGAGACCACCGAAGAGGCCTATGAAAAGCACGGGCTCGGGGCGCTCGACCAGCAGGGCTCCATCGATTTCTGCGAGAAGCTGTTTTCCGAGGTGCTCGACGGCGCCCCGCTGATGACCAATGCCCGCCACCTGCGCGGCTCGGCCTGGCTGAACTTCAACCGGCTGATCTGCGGAAAGTGGAGCCATTTCAATGGCCAGAGCCATGTGGTGCTGATGGGGGATGCTGCCCATACCGCGCATTTTGCCATCGGCTCCGGCACAAAGCTCGCAATCGACGATGCCATCGAACTCGCCCGCCAGTTTGAAACGCTCGGCCATGACCGGCAGCATATTCCCGAGGTGCTCGACGCCTATGAGGAGATCCGCCGGGTGGATGTCGCCCGCATCCAGAATGCCGCCCGCAATGCGATGGAATGGTTCGAGGTGGTGGGACGGCGCTATGCCGACACGCTGGAGCCGGAACAGTTCATGTATTCGATGCTGACCCGCTCGCAGCGCATCAGCCACGAAAACCTGAGGCTGCGCGACCGGGCCTGGCTGGAAGGCTACGAGCGCTGGTTTGCTGCCCGCACCGGCCTGGCGGTGAAGGAGGGCGAGCGGGCCTTGCCGCCGATGCTCACCCCCTACCGGGTGCGCGGTCTCACGCTGAAAAACCGCATCGTCGTCTCGCCGATGGCAATGTATTCGGCACAGGACGGGCTGATCAACGATTTTCACCTCGTCCATCTCGGCGCGCGGGCGCTGGGCGGTGCGGCGCTGATCTTCGGCGAAATGACCTGCGTGTCACCCGATGCCCGCATTACCCCCGGCTGTCTTGGCCTGTGGAATGACGAGCAGGCGGCGGGCTGGAAGAGGCTGACGGAATTCATCCATGGCAACAGCGATGCCAGGGTGGCGATCCAGCTCGGCCATGCCGGCCGCAAGGGCTCGACCAGGGTCGCCTGGGAAGGGATCGACCAGCCGCTTGACGAAGGCGCCTGGCCGCTGATCTCCGCCTCGGCGCTGGCCTATCTCCGGCATTCGCCGGTGCCGAAGGCCATGGACCGCGCCGACATGGAGCGGGTCAGGGGCGATTTCATCAGCGCAACCGAACGGGCGATTGCAGCGGGAGCCGACTGGCTCGAACTGCACTGCGCCCACGGCTATCTCCTCTCCTCCTTCCTGTCGCCGCTGACCAACCGGCGCGAGGACGACTATGGCGGCAGCCACGAGAACCGTGCCCGCTATCCGCTGGAGATATTCCGCGCCATGCGGGCCGTCTGGCCGAAGGACAGGCCGATGTCGGTCAGACTGTCCTGCCACGACTGGTTTGAAGGCGGCAACACGCCGGAGGATGCGGCCCTCTTTGCCAGTTACTTCCATGAAGCGGGGGCCGATCTCATCGACTGCTCCTCGGGTCAGGTGTGGAAGGAAGAGCAGCCGGTCTATGGCCGCCTGTTCCAGACGCCGTTTTCCGACAGGATCCGCAACGAGGTGCATGTCGATACCATGGCGGTCGGGGCGATTTCGGAGGCCGACCACGCCAATTCGATCATCGCCGCCGGTCGCGCCGATCTCTGCGCGGTGGCCCGCCCGCATCTGGCGGACCCCGCCTGGACACTGCATGAGGCGGCCCGGATCGGCATCAGCGACATTGCCTGGCCGAAGCAATATTATTCCGGCAAGGGCCAGTATGAGGCGAACCTCGCCCGTGCCGCCCAGCCCCTGGCAAAGTAG
- a CDS encoding VOC family protein: MRGHDHTGITVPDMKQAVSFFTDVVGCEKAMSFGPFADDKGTFMQDVLGVDPKAVIEEITQVRCGFGSNIELFKYTSPDQKDATPKNSDIGGYHIALYVDDVKAAKAYLDGKGVKTRMGPIPVDQGPAAGQTILYFQAPWGLQLEAISYPKGMAYEKGAKTVLWSPKDPAR, from the coding sequence ATGCGCGGCCATGACCATACCGGCATTACCGTTCCCGACATGAAACAGGCGGTCAGCTTCTTTACCGATGTGGTCGGCTGCGAAAAGGCGATGTCCTTCGGTCCCTTCGCCGATGACAAGGGCACTTTCATGCAGGATGTGCTGGGCGTCGATCCAAAGGCCGTCATCGAGGAAATCACCCAGGTCCGCTGCGGCTTCGGCTCCAATATCGAACTGTTCAAATATACGAGCCCCGACCAGAAGGATGCCACACCGAAAAACAGCGATATCGGCGGCTATCATATCGCCCTCTATGTCGATGACGTGAAGGCGGCCAAGGCCTACCTGGACGGCAAGGGGGTGAAGACCCGGATGGGGCCGATCCCGGTGGATCAGGGCCCGGCGGCGGGCCAGACGATCCTCTATTTCCAGGCCCCCTGGGGCCTGCAGCTGGAGGCCATCAGCTATCCCAAGGGCATGGCCTATGAAAAGGGTGCAAAGACTGTGCTCTGGAGCCCGAAGGATCCTGCGAGGTAA
- a CDS encoding ABC transporter ATP-binding protein: protein MRELLLEARGIEVTYGRGRGRGGVRVLHGVDVTLKRGETIGIVGESGSGKTTLGRALLRLVDISAGEIRFDGKDITGISDRAMRPYRRRMQMIFQDPMASLNPRHTIRQILGDPLLFHGVAADGTEAEGKIRLMLDRVGLSPVVLARNPHELSGGQRQRIGIARAALLEPEFVLADEIVSGLDVSTQAQVLNLLKELCRDLGLAMAFISHDLSVIRAVCDRVYVMRQGVVVEEGDCATVFSAPKSAYTRVLLEAIPLPEIDAGWLTETDASV from the coding sequence ATGCGTGAGCTTCTCCTCGAAGCCAGGGGGATCGAGGTCACCTATGGCCGCGGGCGCGGGCGCGGTGGCGTCAGGGTGCTGCATGGGGTCGATGTCACGCTGAAGCGTGGCGAGACCATCGGCATCGTCGGCGAATCCGGTTCGGGCAAGACGACGCTTGGCCGGGCGCTGCTGCGGCTTGTCGACATCTCCGCCGGCGAGATCCGCTTCGACGGCAAGGATATAACCGGGATTTCCGACCGGGCGATGCGGCCCTATCGCCGCCGGATGCAGATGATCTTTCAGGACCCGATGGCCTCCCTCAATCCGCGTCATACGATCCGCCAGATCCTTGGCGATCCCCTGCTGTTTCACGGTGTGGCGGCCGACGGCACCGAGGCGGAAGGCAAGATTCGGCTGATGCTGGATCGGGTCGGCCTGTCGCCGGTGGTACTCGCCCGCAATCCGCACGAACTGTCCGGCGGCCAGCGCCAGCGGATCGGCATCGCGCGCGCCGCGCTGCTGGAACCGGAATTCGTGCTGGCCGATGAAATCGTTTCCGGCCTTGACGTCTCCACCCAGGCGCAGGTGCTGAACCTGCTGAAGGAACTCTGCCGCGATCTCGGTCTTGCCATGGCCTTCATCAGCCATGACCTGTCCGTCATTCGCGCCGTATGCGACCGGGTCTATGTGATGCGGCAGGGCGTGGTGGTCGAGGAAGGCGACTGCGCCACCGTCTTTTCCGCGCCGAAATCGGCGTACACTCGCGTGCTGCTCGAAGCCATTCCGCTGCCGGAGATCGATGCCGGCTGGCTCACTGAAACGGATGCAAGCGTCTGA
- a CDS encoding ABC transporter ATP-binding protein → MSAPLLSIEGLCALSLREGGSPILRDISLTVERGEVRGLVGESGAGKSTIAKALLGILPATVRVTAGSIGFEGRDLLTLPPRALSRIMGSDIALIPQDPQTALNPGRRIGAQLTDGLRLRRGLKARDAEARALQLLAEVHIRDPERVLKSWPHELSGGMRQRVLIAAAFALEPKLVVADEPTTALDVTVQKQILRLIRGMQEAHGTAVIFVTHDLGVVAKICDSVTLLYGGKVIEAGRTAEVLADPRHAYTRALMAAGPRYDRPDAGLEPVPQAIFDQLRQEIAQATKEAGDA, encoded by the coding sequence ATGAGCGCGCCCCTCCTGTCGATAGAAGGGCTTTGCGCCCTGTCGCTGCGCGAAGGCGGCAGTCCGATCCTCAGGGACATCTCGCTGACCGTCGAACGCGGCGAGGTGCGCGGTCTTGTCGGGGAAAGCGGGGCGGGCAAATCCACCATAGCCAAGGCGCTGCTCGGCATCCTGCCCGCCACCGTCAGGGTGACGGCTGGAAGCATCGGCTTTGAAGGCCGCGACCTCCTGACGCTGCCGCCACGCGCGCTGTCCCGGATCATGGGCAGCGACATCGCCCTCATTCCGCAGGACCCGCAGACAGCCCTCAATCCCGGTCGGCGGATCGGGGCGCAACTGACCGACGGCCTGCGGCTGCGCCGGGGGCTGAAGGCGCGCGACGCCGAGGCGCGGGCCTTGCAGCTTCTTGCGGAAGTCCATATCCGCGATCCCGAGCGGGTGCTGAAATCCTGGCCGCATGAGCTTTCCGGCGGCATGCGCCAGCGGGTGCTGATTGCCGCGGCTTTTGCGCTGGAGCCGAAACTGGTGGTCGCCGACGAGCCGACCACCGCGCTCGACGTGACCGTGCAGAAGCAGATCCTCCGGCTGATCCGCGGCATGCAGGAAGCCCATGGCACCGCCGTGATCTTCGTCACCCATGATCTCGGCGTGGTCGCCAAGATCTGCGACAGCGTGACGCTTCTCTATGGCGGCAAGGTGATCGAGGCGGGGCGGACGGCCGAGGTGCTTGCCGATCCCCGCCATGCCTATACCAGGGCGCTGATGGCCGCAGGCCCGCGCTATGACCGGCCCGATGCGGGGCTGGAACCGGTGCCGCAGGCGATCTTCGACCAGCTGCGCCAGGAAATTGCCCAGGCGACGAAGGAGGCGGGCGATGCGTGA
- a CDS encoding ABC transporter permease, with translation MLGDAKVVVAGGFILILILLALFAPWIAPRDPLEQDLMLGTLPPFGGENAEPGYWLGTDDLGRDVLSRLIFGTRIALTVAFVASGLAALFGTALGLIAGWYGGIADRVISRLVEIWMAFPPVLLSILLVAVLGSGVHSVIAAIVIIDWTRFCRVIRAETMAQARLDYITAARTIGYPKRRILLREILPNVAPVLVALLSLEMGIAVIVEAILSFVGLSVSSDTPTWGGMIASGRQIIHDGWWVLAFPLLALFATVLAFNQLGDGLRRALDPVLAR, from the coding sequence ATGCTGGGGGATGCCAAGGTGGTGGTCGCGGGCGGCTTCATCCTGATATTGATCCTTCTCGCCCTGTTTGCCCCGTGGATTGCCCCCAGGGATCCGCTGGAACAGGACCTGATGCTCGGCACCCTGCCGCCATTCGGGGGCGAGAATGCCGAGCCCGGCTACTGGCTCGGCACCGACGATCTCGGACGCGACGTGCTCTCCCGGCTGATCTTCGGCACCCGCATCGCGCTGACCGTCGCCTTCGTCGCGTCGGGGCTTGCCGCCTTGTTCGGCACGGCGCTCGGGTTGATCGCCGGCTGGTATGGCGGGATTGCCGACCGGGTGATTTCGCGGCTGGTGGAAATCTGGATGGCCTTTCCGCCGGTGCTGCTGTCGATCCTGCTGGTGGCGGTACTGGGCTCCGGCGTCCATTCCGTCATCGCCGCCATCGTCATCATCGACTGGACCCGTTTCTGCCGGGTGATCCGGGCGGAAACCATGGCGCAGGCGCGGCTCGACTATATCACCGCCGCACGCACCATCGGCTATCCGAAGCGTCGCATTCTGTTGCGCGAAATCCTGCCGAATGTCGCGCCGGTGCTGGTTGCGCTCCTGAGCCTTGAAATGGGCATTGCCGTCATCGTCGAGGCGATCCTGTCCTTTGTCGGCCTGTCGGTCTCCTCCGATACGCCGACCTGGGGCGGCATGATCGCGTCGGGCCGCCAGATCATCCACGATGGCTGGTGGGTTCTGGCCTTTCCGCTGCTGGCGCTGTTTGCGACCGTGCTTGCCTTCAACCAGCTCGGCGACGGCCTGCGCCGCGCTCTTGACCCGGTGCTTGCCCGATGA
- a CDS encoding ABC transporter permease has translation MTAFSLLNRVLMAAITLFGVALIVFVLLRVVPGDPIAMMISPGAKPDDIAALRAHYGLDASLPVQFGLWLKAVLSGDFGTSISLHRDVLSLLFERLPATLELSMAALVFAVLLGMGLAIGATLVARSRLSPLIDAVNGLFLAVPDFVWALALVLVFGVFLPVFPLSGRIDPGLQEQFSTPFYLLESLLRLRWRGVADISAHMIMPVLALGLPLAAIITKVLKEALAEVMVQDYILLARLKGMSRLRLVLQEALRNAIGPTIALTGVQFTFLIGGTVIVERIFAYPGIGNMAIDAVINRDLPLIQGLVLVFGALFILVNLATDALVAAFNPRMEG, from the coding sequence ATGACTGCCTTTTCGCTTCTCAACCGGGTGCTGATGGCCGCAATCACGCTGTTTGGCGTGGCTTTGATCGTGTTCGTGCTGCTGCGGGTTGTGCCGGGCGATCCGATAGCGATGATGATCTCGCCGGGGGCAAAGCCTGATGACATCGCGGCGCTGCGGGCCCATTACGGCCTTGATGCCAGCCTGCCTGTACAATTCGGCCTGTGGCTGAAGGCGGTGCTGTCAGGCGATTTCGGCACCTCGATCTCGCTGCATCGCGACGTGCTGTCGCTGTTGTTCGAGCGGCTGCCCGCCACGCTGGAACTGAGCATGGCAGCCCTGGTCTTTGCAGTGCTGCTCGGCATGGGACTTGCCATCGGTGCGACGCTTGTCGCCCGCTCGCGGCTGTCGCCGCTGATCGATGCGGTCAATGGCCTGTTTCTCGCGGTGCCGGATTTCGTCTGGGCGCTGGCGCTGGTGCTGGTCTTCGGCGTCTTCCTGCCGGTTTTCCCGCTGTCCGGACGGATCGATCCCGGCCTGCAGGAACAGTTTTCCACCCCCTTCTATCTGCTTGAAAGCCTGTTGCGGCTGCGGTGGCGCGGGGTTGCCGACATCAGCGCCCACATGATCATGCCGGTTCTGGCGCTCGGCCTGCCGCTCGCCGCCATCATCACCAAGGTGCTGAAGGAGGCGCTGGCAGAGGTCATGGTGCAGGATTACATCCTGCTTGCCCGCCTGAAGGGCATGTCCCGCCTCAGGCTGGTGCTGCAGGAAGCGCTGCGCAATGCCATCGGCCCGACCATCGCGCTGACCGGCGTGCAGTTCACCTTCCTGATCGGCGGCACCGTGATCGTCGAGCGGATCTTTGCCTATCCGGGGATCGGCAACATGGCAATCGACGCGGTGATCAACCGGGACCTGCCGCTGATCCAGGGTCTGGTGCTGGTCTTCGGTGCGCTGTTCATTCTCGTCAACCTGGCAACCGACGCGCTGGTTGCCGCCTTCAATCCGCGCATGGAGGGCTGA
- a CDS encoding ABC transporter substrate-binding protein, with product MTTITRRETLALGAAALLSGILSGRTPVQAAEAGTLTIAYNVNLPSFDPTVGPSAVNPTIQAIYRSIFDQFVGQKPDLSFAPGLLTEWGWNDDKTKVWMKVRDGVTWHDGSPFTAEDVVWSLERAARQETGNPIQFIWSTAGNYKIEGNKITGDVLRFEPTFFKWMAFLTGYVLPKAYYEKVGAEGFEKKPVGTGPYMVDEYSGNAFLRLKANPHYFGGKPPFDTVIFKFVPDTTSRVAEIESGSSDVTLEIPYEEFDRLKKVSGLAGAATPISDIGMIFINNIDVMLDKNVRLAAHHAIDKQAIVKRLLKGYGVPIDTLEAPEYDAYDASIKVGYDARKAKELLKASGYSTKKPARFTIQTTRGFKPKDYEMIQAIVGMWRKVGIEAEIEVYEIAKHYELRAADKLAPAAFYNWGNAIGDPTTSTGFAMFGPSPHSVWNTDDLDGMIGPLWGEKDEAKRIAGWKAVDKYIAEQGYVIPLLQYVQPIVYKAALKVTPNVSGALQPVLVSAA from the coding sequence ATGACCACGATTACCAGACGCGAAACCCTTGCGCTCGGCGCAGCCGCGCTTTTGAGCGGCATCCTTTCCGGCCGGACCCCGGTTCAGGCCGCCGAAGCCGGCACCTTGACCATCGCCTACAATGTCAACCTGCCCTCCTTCGATCCGACCGTCGGGCCGTCGGCGGTCAATCCGACGATCCAGGCGATCTACCGCTCGATCTTCGACCAGTTCGTCGGCCAGAAGCCGGACCTGTCCTTCGCGCCCGGCCTGCTCACAGAATGGGGCTGGAACGACGACAAGACCAAGGTCTGGATGAAGGTGCGCGATGGCGTTACCTGGCATGACGGTTCACCCTTCACGGCGGAGGACGTTGTCTGGTCGCTGGAACGGGCGGCCAGGCAGGAAACCGGCAATCCGATCCAGTTCATCTGGTCGACGGCGGGCAATTACAAGATCGAAGGCAACAAGATCACCGGCGACGTGCTGCGTTTCGAGCCGACCTTCTTCAAGTGGATGGCCTTCCTCACCGGCTATGTCCTGCCCAAGGCCTATTACGAAAAGGTCGGCGCGGAAGGGTTCGAGAAGAAGCCCGTCGGCACCGGTCCCTACATGGTCGACGAATATTCCGGCAATGCCTTCCTGAGGCTGAAGGCCAACCCGCATTACTTTGGCGGCAAGCCGCCCTTCGATACGGTGATCTTCAAGTTCGTGCCCGACACGACCAGCCGGGTGGCGGAGATCGAATCCGGCTCCTCCGACGTGACACTGGAAATTCCCTACGAGGAGTTTGACCGGCTGAAGAAGGTGTCCGGTCTTGCCGGCGCCGCGACCCCGATTTCCGACATCGGCATGATCTTCATCAACAATATCGACGTGATGCTCGACAAGAACGTGCGCCTTGCCGCCCATCACGCCATCGACAAGCAGGCCATCGTCAAACGGTTGCTCAAGGGCTATGGCGTGCCGATCGATACGCTCGAAGCGCCCGAATATGACGCCTATGATGCCTCGATCAAGGTTGGCTATGACGCCAGGAAGGCCAAAGAACTGCTGAAGGCGTCCGGCTATTCGACCAAGAAGCCCGCCAGGTTCACCATCCAGACGACCCGCGGCTTCAAGCCGAAGGATTACGAGATGATCCAGGCGATTGTCGGGATGTGGCGCAAGGTTGGCATCGAGGCGGAAATCGAAGTCTACGAGATCGCCAAGCATTACGAACTGCGCGCGGCCGACAAGCTTGCGCCTGCCGCCTTCTACAACTGGGGCAATGCGATCGGTGACCCCACAACCTCGACCGGCTTTGCAATGTTCGGCCCCTCGCCGCATTCGGTCTGGAATACCGACGATCTTGACGGCATGATCGGGCCGCTCTGGGGCGAGAAGGACGAGGCCAAGCGCATCGCCGGCTGGAAGGCGGTCGACAAATATATTGCCGAGCAGGGCTATGTGATCCCGCTGCTGCAATATGTCCAGCCGATCGTCTACAAGGCCGCCCTGAAGGTGACGCCGAATGTCTCCGGTGCATTGCAGCCGGTGCTGGTGTCTGCGGCCTGA
- a CDS encoding indolepyruvate ferredoxin oxidoreductase subunit alpha: MAERSFQREVEDLKLGEGDIFRGEGILAITKALLQSGVSYVGGYQGSPISHLMDVLADAKDVMEELGVHFETSASEAAAAAMLSASVLYPVRGAVTWKSTAGTNVASDALSNLSSGGVTGGALIIIGEDYGEGSSIMQERSHAYAMKSQLWLLDPRPNLPSIVKAVEDGFLLSEASHTPVMLQVRIRTCHVHGQFHARDNKRPEFTLRQAMENPVRDVSRIVLPPSSFLHEKEKLERRWPQAVEFIRDRKLNETFGPDDAEIGIITLGGLYNGVLRGLQQLGLADVYGESVVPIYVMNVAYPMIDTEILDFCKGKKAVLMVEEGAPDYIEQSLNTLLRRRDIATRISGKDVLPMGGEYTAPVMLSGLTRFIETWAAPMLGNRPPVPDPSAVLSDERVRALATVVPPRPAGFCTGCPERPIFAAMKLVEKELGAHHMSADIGCHLFSILPPFNLGGTTMGYGLGPASASAFNVPSDKRAISVMGDGGFWHNGLATSVGNAVFNKQDGVILVVDNFYSAATGGQDILSSRADNPRRKTNNSIVRAVKGIGATWVRQIDRTYDVARMRDTLREALTTKEPGPKIIVASSECMLNKQRRVRPEFNAAVRAGKRMVKQRFGVDEDVCTGDHACIRLSGCPSLSVRQTDDPLRDDPVASIDNSCVGCGNCGEVAEAAVLCPSFYRADVIINPTGWDRFVAGLRRRVIGWLQRRRARGRVTFTEAGA, encoded by the coding sequence ATGGCGGAACGCTCGTTTCAGCGTGAAGTGGAAGATCTGAAGCTCGGGGAAGGCGATATTTTCCGGGGCGAGGGGATATTGGCCATCACCAAGGCACTGCTGCAATCCGGCGTCTCCTATGTCGGCGGCTATCAGGGGTCGCCGATTTCGCATCTGATGGATGTGCTCGCCGACGCAAAAGACGTGATGGAAGAACTCGGCGTGCATTTCGAAACGTCGGCCTCCGAGGCCGCCGCCGCCGCCATGCTGTCGGCCTCGGTGCTCTATCCGGTGCGCGGCGCGGTCACCTGGAAATCCACCGCCGGCACCAATGTCGCCTCGGATGCGCTGTCCAATCTCTCGTCCGGCGGCGTCACCGGTGGCGCGCTGATCATCATCGGCGAGGATTATGGCGAGGGCTCCTCGATCATGCAGGAGCGCAGCCATGCCTATGCGATGAAGTCGCAGCTCTGGCTGCTCGATCCGCGCCCCAACCTGCCCTCGATCGTCAAGGCGGTGGAAGACGGGTTCCTGCTGTCGGAGGCCTCCCATACGCCCGTCATGCTGCAGGTCCGCATCCGCACCTGCCATGTGCATGGCCAGTTTCATGCCAGGGACAACAAAAGGCCGGAATTCACGCTGCGCCAGGCAATGGAAAACCCGGTGCGCGACGTCAGCCGCATCGTGCTTCCCCCGTCATCTTTCCTGCACGAGAAGGAAAAGCTCGAGCGCCGCTGGCCTCAGGCCGTCGAGTTCATCCGCGACCGCAAGCTCAACGAGACCTTCGGACCTGACGATGCCGAGATCGGCATCATCACGCTCGGCGGTCTCTATAATGGCGTGCTGCGCGGCTTGCAGCAGCTGGGCCTTGCGGATGTCTATGGCGAGAGCGTGGTGCCGATCTATGTGATGAATGTCGCCTATCCCATGATCGACACGGAAATCCTCGATTTCTGCAAGGGCAAGAAGGCGGTGCTGATGGTCGAGGAGGGGGCACCCGACTATATCGAGCAATCGCTGAACACGCTGCTCCGCCGCCGTGATATCGCGACGCGGATTTCCGGCAAGGACGTGCTGCCGATGGGCGGCGAATATACGGCCCCGGTGATGCTGTCGGGCCTGACCCGATTCATCGAAACCTGGGCTGCCCCGATGCTCGGCAATCGCCCGCCGGTGCCCGACCCTTCCGCTGTCCTCTCCGATGAGCGGGTCAGGGCCCTGGCGACGGTGGTGCCGCCCCGGCCCGCGGGCTTTTGCACCGGCTGTCCGGAACGGCCGATCTTTGCCGCGATGAAACTGGTCGAGAAGGAGCTTGGCGCCCATCACATGTCCGCCGATATCGGCTGCCACCTGTTTTCGATCCTGCCGCCCTTCAATCTCGGCGGCACCACCATGGGCTATGGCCTCGGACCGGCATCGGCCTCCGCCTTCAACGTCCCGTCGGACAAGCGGGCGATTTCGGTGATGGGCGATGGCGGTTTCTGGCACAACGGCCTTGCCACCTCGGTCGGCAATGCGGTGTTCAACAAGCAGGATGGCGTCATCCTGGTGGTCGACAATTTCTATTCTGCGGCGACCGGCGGCCAGGACATCCTCTCCTCGCGCGCCGACAATCCGCGCCGCAAGACCAACAATTCCATCGTCAGGGCGGTGAAGGGGATCGGGGCCACCTGGGTGCGCCAGATCGACCGCACCTATGACGTTGCCCGGATGCGCGACACGCTGCGCGAGGCGCTGACCACGAAGGAGCCCGGCCCGAAGATCATCGTCGCCTCCTCGGAATGCATGCTCAACAAGCAGCGGCGGGTCAGGCCGGAGTTCAATGCGGCCGTCCGGGCGGGCAAGCGGATGGTCAAGCAGCGCTTCGGTGTCGATGAGGATGTCTGCACCGGCGATCATGCCTGCATCCGGCTGTCGGGCTGTCCGTCGCTGTCGGTCAGGCAGACGGACGATCCGCTGCGGGATGATCCGGTGGCCTCCATCGACAATTCCTGCGTCGGCTGCGGCAATTGCGGCGAGGTTGCGGAAGCGGCGGTTCTCTGCCCCTCCTTCTACCGCGCCGATGTGATCATCAATCCAACCGGCTGGGACCGTTTCGTGGCCGGCCTTCGCCGCCGGGTGATCGGCTGGCTGCAACGCCGTCGCGCCCGGGGCCGGGTGACCTTTACCGAGGCGGGAGCCTGA